The following proteins are encoded in a genomic region of Natronorubrum halophilum:
- a CDS encoding pyridoxal phosphate-dependent aminotransferase, with product MEYETPLFFQVMQYADRAERDVIDMVSGNPDWEPPEALRDGLREYADLEPDAFQYPPSEGLLELREEIAARRGVDAEQVIVTNGAGEANYLAMARALERDRGTEILLTDPVYPYYPGKTTMLGGTQRFVATDNEGQLDPADVREAANEETAAIVVNSPNNPTGAVYPEETVRELVAIAEEYDAILVSDEVYDHFDLSGEFSSALQFDSAHRIVTNAFSKSMAITGVRVGYAVFPRSLVANAKSRHMLVNVATTRPGQYAVSRALRETSPDYYEANRELLRERVATFTDALDAAGAEYTTPQGSFYVMARFEGYPGTLENVERLIDEAGVAGMPGEAFGDSRADWLRFALVTPRVEEAARRLAAYFD from the coding sequence ATGGAGTACGAGACGCCGCTGTTCTTTCAGGTGATGCAGTACGCGGACCGAGCGGAGCGCGACGTTATCGACATGGTCAGTGGCAACCCCGACTGGGAGCCGCCCGAGGCGCTTCGCGACGGACTCCGCGAGTACGCCGATCTCGAGCCGGACGCGTTCCAGTATCCGCCGAGCGAGGGGCTGCTCGAGCTTCGCGAGGAGATCGCCGCCCGCCGAGGCGTCGACGCCGAACAGGTGATCGTCACGAACGGGGCAGGCGAGGCGAACTACCTCGCGATGGCGCGGGCGCTCGAGCGCGACCGCGGGACGGAGATCCTGCTAACGGATCCGGTCTACCCGTACTATCCCGGCAAGACGACGATGTTGGGCGGGACCCAGCGATTCGTGGCGACGGACAACGAGGGGCAGCTCGATCCCGCCGACGTTCGCGAGGCCGCGAACGAGGAGACGGCGGCGATCGTCGTCAACTCGCCGAACAACCCGACCGGAGCGGTCTACCCCGAGGAAACGGTTCGGGAACTCGTCGCCATTGCGGAGGAGTACGACGCGATCCTCGTCAGCGACGAGGTCTACGACCACTTCGACCTCTCGGGGGAGTTCTCGAGCGCGCTCCAGTTCGATTCGGCCCACCGGATCGTCACCAACGCCTTCTCGAAGTCGATGGCGATCACCGGCGTTCGCGTCGGCTACGCCGTCTTTCCGCGGAGCCTCGTCGCGAACGCCAAGAGCCGACACATGCTGGTCAACGTCGCCACCACCCGACCCGGCCAGTACGCGGTCTCGCGGGCACTACGGGAGACGAGTCCCGACTACTACGAGGCGAACCGCGAGTTGCTCCGCGAGCGCGTCGCGACGTTCACCGACGCCCTCGACGCTGCCGGCGCGGAGTACACCACGCCGCAGGGATCGTTCTATGTGATGGCGCGCTTCGAGGGCTATCCGGGAACGCTCGAGAACGTCGAACGGCTGATCGACGAGGCCGGCGTCGCCGGGATGCCCGGCGAGGCGTTCGGCGACTCGCGGGCGGACTGGCTCCGGTTCGCGCTCGTGACGCCGCGAGTCGAGGAGGCGGCTCGGCGGTTGGCGGCGTACTTCGACTGA
- a CDS encoding universal stress protein, giving the protein MYRVLLPVDENESRARAQVETVLELPATPGDLAVDVVHVHDEATTPDVEWAAGSGFSETYAEEMAKSVRKADRLPASVEAAVDRLESSDLEYAVHERTGGPAETILAVADELDSDVIVLGVSKRSPVGKVLFGSVVQAVILDSDRPVTVVPEQ; this is encoded by the coding sequence ATGTATCGCGTCTTACTCCCGGTCGACGAGAACGAGTCGCGAGCGCGCGCACAGGTCGAGACCGTCCTCGAACTCCCCGCGACTCCCGGCGACCTCGCGGTCGACGTCGTCCACGTTCACGACGAGGCCACGACACCGGACGTCGAGTGGGCCGCCGGCAGCGGGTTTTCCGAAACGTACGCCGAAGAGATGGCCAAGAGCGTCCGTAAGGCGGATCGACTTCCGGCGTCAGTCGAAGCCGCCGTCGATCGTCTCGAGTCGAGCGATCTCGAGTACGCGGTCCACGAGCGTACCGGTGGGCCGGCGGAGACGATCCTCGCGGTCGCGGACGAACTCGACAGCGACGTGATCGTCCTCGGAGTCAGCAAGCGCTCGCCGGTCGGCAAAGTCCTGTTCGGCAGCGTCGTCCAGGCGGTGATCCTCGATAGCGATCGGCCGGTGACGGTCGTTCCGGAGCAGTGA
- a CDS encoding class I SAM-dependent methyltransferase, which translates to MTEDDPSVGDHYDAIATQWEAFTELPWKQRLLWPTVRSLLPEVAGKRVLDAGCGDGTYSRWLADRGADIVGIDVSRAMIDAAREAHGDHAEFRRAELTDALDDVGDRRFDLVLCQHVLSHLPDLEVPYAEFARVLEPGGTLVVSTHNPVHDFLVVREREYPDTSAIDGWDLDAVVRPEPDEPTYHDTEAFEIRWGGPDSSNPGTYYRRSMTELLRPLLDAGFEVRDLVEPDLRDLDDGSEVEIPAELLRRPPRSICFRAER; encoded by the coding sequence GTGACAGAAGACGATCCGTCCGTCGGCGACCACTACGACGCGATCGCGACGCAGTGGGAGGCGTTCACCGAACTCCCGTGGAAACAGCGACTCCTCTGGCCGACGGTCCGTTCGCTCCTGCCGGAGGTCGCGGGTAAACGCGTTCTCGACGCCGGGTGCGGAGACGGCACGTACTCGAGGTGGCTCGCGGACCGAGGCGCCGACATCGTCGGGATCGACGTAAGCCGTGCGATGATCGACGCGGCTCGAGAGGCGCACGGAGACCACGCCGAGTTCCGACGGGCCGAGCTGACGGACGCGCTCGACGACGTCGGCGATCGACGCTTCGATCTCGTGCTCTGTCAGCACGTGCTCTCTCACCTGCCGGATCTCGAGGTGCCGTACGCCGAATTCGCTCGCGTGCTCGAGCCCGGCGGAACGCTGGTTGTCTCTACGCACAATCCGGTTCACGATTTCCTCGTCGTGCGGGAGCGGGAGTACCCGGATACCAGCGCGATTGACGGGTGGGACCTGGACGCGGTAGTCAGGCCCGAACCGGACGAACCGACCTACCACGACACGGAGGCGTTCGAGATACGCTGGGGCGGTCCGGACAGTTCGAATCCGGGGACGTACTACCGGCGGTCGATGACCGAACTGCTGCGGCCGCTGCTGGACGCGGGCTTCGAAGTACGCGACCTCGTCGAACCCGACCTCCGAGACCTCGACGACGGGAGCGAGGTGGAGATCCCGGCGGAACTGCTGCGGCGGCCGCCGCGCTCGATCTGTTTCCGAGCGGAACGCTGA
- a CDS encoding metal-dependent hydrolase, which produces MNKKGHVLNAILLSLGLGYILEPAGDLETFRSIIMIGVPVTLGALFPDVDTEFGKHRKTLHSLPVLLGFIAFPYVFGNLEYVWIGVLTHYVLDVAGSKRGIALFYPLWKKEFGLPIGVAVSSKRADVMTVFITVLELVAVALVIYEVPQRSLEVGRQTVGF; this is translated from the coding sequence ATGAACAAGAAGGGACACGTTCTCAACGCCATTCTCTTGAGCCTCGGGCTCGGTTACATCCTCGAACCGGCGGGCGACCTCGAGACGTTTCGGTCCATCATCATGATCGGCGTTCCGGTGACGCTGGGGGCGCTGTTCCCGGACGTCGACACGGAGTTCGGCAAGCACCGGAAGACGCTCCACAGCCTCCCGGTTCTGCTCGGGTTTATCGCCTTTCCGTACGTCTTCGGCAACCTCGAGTACGTCTGGATCGGCGTCCTGACCCACTACGTACTCGACGTCGCGGGCAGCAAGCGCGGCATCGCGCTATTTTATCCGCTCTGGAAGAAGGAGTTCGGCCTTCCGATCGGCGTCGCCGTCAGCAGTAAGCGCGCGGACGTGATGACGGTGTTCATCACGGTTCTCGAACTGGTAGCCGTCGCGCTGGTCATCTACGAAGTCCCCCAGCGGAGTCTCGAGGTCGGACGACAGACCGTCGGCTTCTAG
- a CDS encoding ArsA family ATPase: MSGIDVEPVDKTSEEEPADDDGAHSIEVTPTDSVADDERETIDVEPSDEPVDGPDYVLYGGKGGVGKTTMAAATALDSARRGTSTLVVSTDPAHSLSDTFETDVPAEPGRIRDDIPLYAAEIDPEAAMEDGQAAFPGAGGEGSLGGGGEAADAGGMGDLGGLGELLGGESPMDALFGGGMPGADEAAAMQLLLEYMDDPRFERVIVDTAPTGHTLRLLKLPELMDSMMGKIIQFRQRIGGMIDGMKGVFGGQEPPEDESDLEDLNELRERIERLRAALQDPSRTDFRIVMVPEEMSVFESKRLRQQLREFEIPVGTVVVNRVMEPLSNVTDDVHGEFLQPNLDDCAFCQRRWDVQQQALAEAQDLFRGTDVRRVPLFADEVRGEGMLEVVAACLR, encoded by the coding sequence ATGAGTGGAATCGACGTCGAGCCGGTCGATAAGACGTCCGAGGAGGAACCAGCGGACGACGACGGCGCACACTCCATCGAGGTGACGCCGACTGATTCCGTCGCGGACGACGAACGCGAGACGATCGACGTGGAGCCGTCCGACGAGCCCGTCGACGGCCCCGACTACGTCCTCTACGGCGGAAAAGGCGGCGTCGGAAAGACGACGATGGCCGCCGCAACTGCCCTCGACAGCGCCCGCCGTGGGACCAGCACGCTCGTCGTCTCGACGGACCCGGCACACTCCCTCTCGGACACCTTCGAAACGGACGTCCCGGCCGAACCCGGCCGTATTCGCGACGATATCCCCCTCTACGCGGCCGAGATCGATCCGGAGGCTGCCATGGAGGACGGGCAGGCCGCGTTCCCGGGCGCTGGCGGCGAGGGCAGCCTCGGCGGAGGTGGCGAAGCCGCCGACGCGGGCGGAATGGGTGATCTCGGCGGGCTCGGCGAACTGCTCGGCGGCGAGTCGCCGATGGACGCCCTCTTCGGCGGCGGGATGCCCGGTGCCGACGAGGCCGCCGCGATGCAACTGCTCCTCGAGTACATGGACGATCCCCGGTTCGAGCGCGTGATCGTCGACACCGCACCGACGGGCCACACCCTCCGGCTGCTCAAACTGCCCGAACTGATGGATTCGATGATGGGGAAAATCATCCAGTTCCGCCAGCGGATCGGCGGGATGATCGACGGGATGAAAGGCGTGTTCGGCGGGCAAGAGCCGCCCGAAGACGAATCGGATCTCGAGGACCTGAACGAGCTTCGCGAGCGGATCGAGCGGCTTCGAGCGGCGCTACAGGATCCGTCCCGAACGGATTTCCGGATCGTCATGGTTCCCGAGGAGATGAGCGTCTTCGAGTCCAAGCGCCTGCGCCAGCAGCTTCGGGAGTTCGAAATTCCGGTCGGCACCGTGGTCGTCAACCGCGTGATGGAACCCCTTTCTAACGTCACCGACGACGTTCACGGCGAGTTCCTCCAGCCGAATCTGGACGACTGCGCGTTCTGTCAGCGCCGCTGGGACGTCCAGCAGCAAGCGCTCGCGGAGGCTCAAGACCTCTTCCGCGGAACCGACGTGCGGCGAGTGCCGCTGTTCGCCGACGAAGTTCGCGGGGAGGGGATGCTCGAGGTCGTCGCGGCCTGTCTGCGGTGA
- a CDS encoding CinA family protein yields MNDDIDRDRPMDIGDALRDREETLAVAESCTGGLIGAAITAIPGASDYFDAGLTTYAYDAKRRHLGVSREALDEHGAVSEPVAREMARGVRDVADVTWGVATTGVAGPTGGTEADPVGTVYIGVAYAGPWGSDASFASVSRYVFDGDRAAVRAKTVDRALEDLLEAIDEQ; encoded by the coding sequence ATGAACGACGATATCGATCGGGACCGTCCCATGGACATCGGCGACGCGCTCCGGGATCGCGAGGAGACGCTCGCCGTCGCCGAGTCCTGTACCGGCGGATTGATCGGCGCGGCGATTACGGCCATTCCGGGCGCGAGCGACTACTTCGATGCGGGGCTGACGACCTACGCGTACGACGCCAAGCGCCGCCACCTCGGGGTCAGCCGCGAGGCGCTCGACGAGCACGGTGCCGTCTCCGAACCCGTCGCCCGCGAGATGGCCCGCGGAGTTCGGGACGTCGCGGACGTCACGTGGGGCGTCGCAACGACGGGTGTCGCCGGCCCGACCGGCGGAACCGAGGCGGACCCGGTCGGCACGGTCTACATCGGCGTCGCCTACGCCGGTCCGTGGGGGAGCGACGCCTCGTTCGCGTCGGTCTCCCGATACGTCTTCGACGGCGACCGGGCAGCCGTTCGGGCGAAGACCGTCGATCGAGCGCTCGAGGACTTGCTCGAGGCGATCGACGAGCAGTGA
- a CDS encoding DUF7847 domain-containing protein: MNGTLRRKGTIGTIGDAIGWLRRNPILIGVFFLYGLLDLFSGLFGPIGGVLTLLGFFVGPYIDGLVHVIGAQEAAGETSDIGRASTAVLRRFLSLIGVMVLYILIVAVGLILFVLPGLYFGLRLSLAFPACVIDDQGAFESLDTSWTVAKGNLLKLFGISVALFLLTIATIVVTLLATGLEEEFYLAYLAVSAVFTAFISPVVQFAYARVYLENRPVSDSHSDTTSRHESSWGSTDDRARDDSWGGDDW; encoded by the coding sequence ATGAATGGGACACTTCGACGGAAGGGAACGATCGGAACGATCGGTGACGCGATCGGATGGCTCCGGCGAAATCCGATCCTCATCGGCGTCTTCTTCCTCTACGGTCTCCTCGACCTTTTCAGCGGACTGTTCGGTCCGATCGGCGGTGTGCTCACCCTACTCGGTTTTTTCGTCGGACCCTACATCGACGGCCTCGTCCACGTGATCGGGGCGCAAGAAGCGGCCGGTGAGACCAGCGACATCGGTCGGGCGTCGACCGCCGTCCTCAGACGATTTCTCTCGCTGATCGGCGTGATGGTGTTGTACATACTGATAGTCGCGGTCGGACTCATTTTGTTCGTTCTTCCCGGACTCTACTTCGGCCTTCGTCTCTCACTCGCGTTTCCCGCGTGCGTTATCGACGATCAGGGCGCGTTCGAGAGCCTCGATACGAGCTGGACCGTCGCGAAGGGAAACCTGCTCAAACTGTTCGGCATCTCCGTCGCGTTGTTTCTCCTCACCATCGCCACGATAGTCGTTACGCTGCTAGCTACCGGTCTCGAGGAAGAGTTCTACCTCGCGTATCTCGCCGTGTCAGCGGTCTTCACCGCGTTCATCAGCCCGGTCGTCCAGTTCGCGTACGCCCGCGTCTACCTCGAGAATCGCCCCGTCTCCGATTCGCACTCGGATACCACTAGCCGCCACGAGTCCTCGTGGGGTTCGACGGACGACAGGGCTCGAGACGATTCCTGGGGAGGCGACGACTGGTAG